In a single window of the Flavivirga spongiicola genome:
- a CDS encoding energy transducer TonB gives MSNQKKTHELIRENEQIVKKSQKHDANLQKNSTLYFQIGLIVCLLAAFGLLEMKFESTIPDEYAIVVPDDPMTISVEKFKVYVEPKAEEKPKPQKKKKLLIKDPIIVDDDHVMKEVLGIDTPEQNTSTETPIDPGLIDPGEEPEEEDVPFAIIEVAPIYPGCEKTKTNEERKQCMSKKITKLVQRKFKGSGIASDHGLSGKQKIYVKFKIDKTGHVTDIQTRSPHPKLGDEAERVINILPKMTPGKQRDKNVSVVYTLPIVFQVE, from the coding sequence ATGAGTAATCAAAAGAAAACTCACGAACTCATTCGGGAAAATGAGCAAATCGTGAAAAAATCACAAAAGCATGATGCAAATTTACAAAAAAACTCAACCCTTTACTTTCAAATAGGGTTAATTGTATGTTTACTAGCAGCCTTTGGTTTGTTAGAGATGAAGTTTGAAAGTACTATTCCCGACGAGTATGCGATTGTTGTTCCAGACGATCCAATGACAATTTCAGTTGAGAAATTTAAAGTTTATGTAGAACCAAAAGCAGAGGAGAAACCAAAACCTCAGAAAAAAAAGAAGCTGTTAATTAAAGACCCTATAATTGTTGATGATGATCATGTTATGAAAGAAGTATTAGGTATTGACACACCAGAGCAGAATACGAGTACTGAAACACCGATAGATCCGGGTTTGATAGATCCTGGAGAAGAACCAGAAGAGGAAGATGTCCCATTTGCTATAATTGAAGTTGCACCTATTTACCCAGGTTGTGAAAAGACAAAAACGAATGAAGAAAGAAAACAATGTATGTCTAAAAAAATCACAAAACTTGTTCAAAGAAAGTTTAAAGGAAGTGGTATAGCATCTGATCACGGATTATCAGGGAAACAAAAAATTTATGTAAAGTTTAAAATTGATAAAACAGGACATGTAACAGATATTCAAACCAGATCTCCACATCCAAAATTAGGAGATGAAGCGGAACGTGTCATTAATATTCTTCCGAAGATGACACCAGGTAAGCAACGTGATAAAAATGTAAGTGTTGTTTATACATTACCTATAGTTTTTCAAGTTGAATGA
- a CDS encoding energy transducer TonB, giving the protein MEPKKNPKANVGRNSSLYFAIGLALMLFLTNYAINYKSYDKSDTDIGMVNMDEELEEEIPITEQIQTPPPPPPPPAAPEVIEIVEDEVEIEETVIESTEVDQETEIVEVEEVEVEEVDEDIDVPFSVIENVPVFPGCEREKNNTKKRDCMSKKIAQFVNRKFNTELASDLGLSGRQRINVIFKIDKTGNITGIRARAPHPGLEKEAARVIGLLPKMKPGKQRGKPVNVPYSLPIIFQVQD; this is encoded by the coding sequence ATGGAACCTAAGAAAAATCCCAAAGCTAATGTTGGACGTAATAGTTCACTTTACTTCGCTATTGGTTTAGCATTAATGTTATTTTTAACAAACTATGCTATCAATTACAAATCATATGACAAGTCTGATACAGACATTGGAATGGTAAATATGGATGAAGAATTGGAAGAGGAAATCCCAATTACAGAACAAATACAAACACCTCCACCACCACCGCCACCTCCAGCTGCACCGGAAGTTATTGAGATTGTTGAGGATGAAGTTGAAATAGAAGAAACTGTTATAGAATCGACAGAAGTAGATCAGGAAACTGAAATTGTTGAGGTAGAAGAAGTAGAAGTGGAAGAAGTAGATGAAGATATCGATGTCCCATTTTCAGTAATTGAAAATGTGCCTGTTTTTCCAGGATGTGAAAGAGAGAAGAACAATACTAAGAAAAGAGATTGCATGTCTAAAAAAATAGCGCAATTTGTTAATAGAAAATTCAATACAGAATTGGCTAGTGATTTAGGTTTATCGGGAAGACAACGTATTAATGTCATTTTTAAAATAGACAAAACTGGTAATATTACTGGGATTCGTGCTAGAGCACCACACCCGGGCTTGGAAAAAGAAGCAGCTCGTGTTATTGGCTTATTGCCAAAAATGAAACCAGGAAAACAACGTGGAAAACCAGTAAATGTTCCATATTCGTTACCAATTATTTTCCAGGTACAAGATTAA
- a CDS encoding VanZ family protein: MLKKLTPIITIIYSLALVTVSLIKLNNVPDIGISFGDKIFHFLAYFVLTLLWFYTFLYTFKFKSKKAVFFAAILSVLFGMVIEVLQGSITASRSLDVYDAVANTFGALLASVVLWFKSNLHVKNV, translated from the coding sequence GTGCTTAAAAAATTAACGCCTATAATAACCATAATATATTCGTTAGCTTTAGTTACAGTTAGTTTAATTAAGCTTAATAACGTTCCAGATATAGGGATTTCTTTTGGAGATAAGATATTCCACTTTTTGGCCTATTTTGTTTTAACTCTTTTATGGTTTTATACTTTTTTATATACTTTTAAATTTAAAAGCAAAAAAGCGGTGTTTTTTGCAGCGATTCTTTCTGTTTTATTTGGTATGGTTATTGAGGTACTACAGGGAAGCATTACAGCTTCAAGAAGCCTAGATGTTTATGATGCTGTAGCAAATACCTTTGGTGCTTTATTAGCATCGGTTGTATTGTGGTTTAAAAGCAATTTACACGTTAAAAACGTATAA
- the sov gene encoding T9SS outer membrane translocon Sov/SprA, whose translation MNKTNLKFYKSIKNCHTRSFDYAQDKFRRSAFLIFALFYSVVAWSQEPVQQDSVKTGYNIGRLKTPNPNSVESKYTYDATINRYIYTEKIGNFDINFPIILTPKEYYALVAKENLKSYYKEKIDAFDGKKEDAKDGQKNLLPEFYVKSDFFETVFGGNTIEVVPQGSVEMDLGVLFSKQDNPSFSPRNRSNFTFDFDQRISLSLLGKVGTRLQVTANYDTQSTFDFQNLIKLEYTPTEDDIIQKIEVGNVSMPLNSSLITGAQSLFGVKAQLQFGKTTVTGVFSEQKSQANTVIAQGGGTVEEFDLFIRDYDENRHFFIAQYFRDTYDRALKSYPLINNRGLQITRLEVWVTNRSNRTENVRNIIALQDLGESDPTKIGSSVNILRPGAIPNNPNNALDPTNIGGAGSQITDAIRDVATVQSGITVPGVTEGFDYAKLENARKLINGQEYTLNSELGYISLNQRLNNDEVLAVAFQYTLGGKVYQVGEFANDGVDATDVTTNASGQVTQVVNSNLVLKLLKSSITSVDQPVWDLMMKNIYDTRAFNLSPEDFKLNIFYNEASPLNFISPVGANFALDVNGNPVNGSTPDENLIQNVPLLRVFNLDKLNFNNDPQARGDGFFDFYPGITVIPQNGKIVFTSAEPFGEYLFNVLGGGDYDNNVTYNDNQNKYVYDVLYKSTKTAALEAVEKNKFKLKGRYKSSGGSDGIPIGAFNVPRGSVKVTAGGRVLVEGIDYTVNYQLGRVQILDEALKASNTPIQVSTENNAVFGQQTRRFTGINVEHKFNENFVLGATLLNLNERPITQKANYGTEPINNTIFGFNGNYSTKVPFLTRLVNKLPNIDTDVESNLSLRSEFAYLAPGAPKGTNLNGEATSYVDDFEGSQNAIDLKSQQSWFLSSRPLGLNVPSNPTEDNNGIQNGYQRALLNWYSIDPIFYSSQRPSGISDEDMSSLYTSRVFINELFPDRDLVQGQNSVLFTLDLAYYPEERGPYNFEASAEDGVLDNSQDSWAGITRQLTSTDFEQQNVEYIEFWLQDPFQDNPTNPGGKLVFNLGNISEDIIKDGRKLYENGLPEDGDISILKQQPTQWGTIVPQNQSLIYAFDTTGQERTNQDVGYDGYGDSDEAPTDTGDPLLNSIYQPFSGLDDPSNDNYTYFLNTDGDIFERYKKYNGVEGNTPETFTSTDRAANTQPDVEDINRDNTMNTIDSYFEYELDITRQNLPTSEADFENIPNSNPLKEFLRDFKDRPRQLANGETRNVRWYQFRVPVQGSHATPIGNISDLRSVRFTRVYLKEFTENTVFRFGTLDLVRSDWRRYTQALDKNDPTPDDPQTEFSVGVIGTLENEGSYDRPPGIEPEELFNNNTVVQQNEQSLVVKVCDIESEDSKAVYKNINIDMRQYKRLRMFMHAEDNESGTGSLSDNELVGFIRMGNDLTENYYQIEIPLQVSTSTTREGLWPEANEINLSIELLGRIKALGISDGTLLNEDPTFYDVVGSDLIPVGDPFNGYVVGQHRIGIKGNPNFGDVRTLMVGVKNTTTRNDVCAEIWFNELRLSDLDNEGGWAAVLSVDTNIADFANISATGRKSTSGFGGLEQGPSQRSLEDVQQYDVVTNINVGQLLPKKWGIQVPFNYGQSEELITPKYDQFYKDLTLDSRLDAANTKAERDQIKEQSEDYTRRQSINFIGVRKTRTTDATPRFYDVENLTLNYSYNKVEHRDFEIENSVNKTVRVGANYAFNFNPIEVEPFKKNDSLFTGKYWKILKDFNVNLLPTSFTINTDINRQFNRQKFREVDLGGANIGIEELFRRNYTFDFQYTINYNLTKSLQFNFTAANNNIVRNYFKDNIINGEQDATLDVWDGFLDFGDPNRQNQNLGITYQLPINKIPTFSFLDATYQYTGTFEWQKGSDLYGEVTLPNDPNTYDLGNTISNSNVHNINSTLDMNRFYKYIGLVKRPIKRVRSRSVSNGGSPPGPGGNKKAPPKAKNQSVTKLLNAGVDILTSIKRIQLNYSENNGTFLPGYLQTPGFVGTLKPTAGFTFGTQSDIRDLAARRGWLTVFPEFNQQYTATNTKQLDVSASLEPVKGLKIDIVGNRTYYENYTENFRVNGNPGTYEYESLTPNTFGNFNISTILLKTAFSKSDETTSEAFNDFRANRLIIARRLAEKNGADLNDLDADGFPKGYGKSNQAVLLPAFLAAYSGQDASSTRLGAFRDVPIPNWDLKYSGFMKFKWFKKHFKRFSLTHGYRSTYTINQFQSNLDYEGINPTLDYDSQSNNTKDQSGNYKNERLLSNINLTELFSPLVRLDFEMKNSIKILAEIKKDRLISLSFDNNLMTEVQGKEYVVGLGYRIKDLRIRSKLAGPRKRVVSDLNMKADVSVRDNKTIIRYLDLENNQVTSGQTIWGLKYSADYAFSKNLTALFYFDYSFSEYAISTAFPQTTIRSGFTIRYNFGN comes from the coding sequence TTGAATAAAACGAATCTCAAATTTTATAAATCAATTAAAAATTGCCATACTAGGTCTTTCGACTACGCTCAAGACAAGTTCCGTCGAAGTGCCTTTTTAATTTTTGCTCTCTTTTATTCAGTAGTAGCATGGTCTCAAGAACCTGTTCAACAAGATTCGGTTAAAACAGGTTATAATATAGGACGCTTAAAAACACCAAATCCTAATAGTGTAGAGTCTAAATACACTTACGATGCCACTATAAATAGATATATCTATACCGAAAAAATAGGAAACTTCGATATTAATTTTCCCATTATTTTAACACCTAAAGAGTATTATGCTTTAGTAGCTAAAGAAAATTTAAAATCCTATTATAAAGAAAAAATTGACGCTTTTGATGGCAAAAAAGAAGATGCCAAAGACGGGCAAAAAAATCTACTCCCAGAATTTTATGTAAAATCAGACTTTTTTGAAACTGTTTTTGGAGGAAATACTATTGAAGTCGTTCCACAAGGGTCTGTAGAAATGGACTTAGGAGTTTTGTTTTCTAAGCAAGACAATCCATCATTTTCACCTAGAAACAGGAGTAATTTTACGTTTGATTTTGACCAACGAATTAGTTTAAGTTTATTAGGAAAAGTTGGTACGCGATTACAAGTAACGGCGAATTATGATACGCAATCAACTTTCGACTTTCAAAACCTTATTAAGTTAGAATACACACCTACAGAAGATGATATCATTCAAAAAATTGAAGTAGGTAATGTAAGCATGCCATTAAATAGCTCATTGATTACAGGGGCACAAAGTTTATTTGGTGTAAAAGCACAATTGCAGTTTGGGAAAACGACGGTTACAGGTGTGTTTTCTGAACAAAAATCACAAGCTAATACAGTAATAGCCCAAGGAGGTGGTACCGTTGAAGAATTTGACTTATTCATTAGAGATTACGATGAGAATAGACACTTCTTTATAGCGCAATATTTTAGAGATACGTATGATAGAGCTTTAAAGAGTTATCCACTTATAAATAATAGAGGATTACAAATTACAAGGCTTGAGGTTTGGGTAACGAATAGAAGTAATAGAACTGAGAATGTTAGAAATATTATAGCACTTCAAGATTTAGGAGAGTCAGATCCTACTAAAATAGGATCATCGGTTAATATTCTTAGACCGGGTGCCATACCAAATAATCCTAATAATGCTTTAGATCCAACTAATATTGGAGGTGCCGGATCCCAGATTACAGATGCTATTAGAGATGTCGCCACAGTACAGTCGGGAATAACAGTGCCAGGTGTTACAGAAGGATTTGATTATGCAAAACTAGAAAACGCTAGAAAATTAATAAATGGTCAAGAATATACTTTAAATTCAGAGTTAGGATATATATCATTAAATCAGCGTTTAAATAATGATGAGGTTTTAGCCGTTGCATTTCAGTATACCTTAGGTGGTAAGGTATATCAAGTAGGAGAATTTGCGAATGATGGTGTTGATGCTACAGATGTAACAACCAATGCTTCAGGACAAGTAACGCAAGTCGTTAACTCCAATTTAGTTTTAAAACTATTAAAAAGTAGCATTACCAGTGTAGATCAACCTGTTTGGGATTTAATGATGAAGAATATCTACGATACTAGAGCTTTCAATTTAAGCCCGGAAGATTTTAAACTTAATATCTTTTATAACGAAGCATCTCCATTAAATTTTATATCACCAGTTGGTGCTAATTTTGCTCTCGATGTAAATGGAAACCCGGTTAATGGATCGACACCAGATGAAAATTTAATACAAAATGTACCATTATTAAGAGTGTTTAATTTAGATAAACTCAATTTTAATAATGACCCACAAGCCAGAGGTGACGGTTTTTTTGATTTTTACCCTGGCATAACGGTGATTCCTCAAAATGGAAAAATAGTTTTTACCAGTGCCGAACCTTTTGGAGAATATCTTTTTAACGTATTAGGAGGTGGTGATTATGATAATAATGTTACATATAATGATAATCAAAATAAGTACGTGTACGATGTACTTTATAAAAGTACAAAAACAGCTGCTTTAGAGGCTGTTGAAAAAAACAAATTCAAACTAAAAGGGCGTTACAAATCAAGTGGAGGAAGTGATGGTATTCCTATAGGGGCTTTTAATGTACCAAGGGGCTCTGTAAAGGTTACAGCTGGTGGACGTGTTTTAGTTGAAGGTATTGATTATACTGTGAATTATCAATTAGGCCGTGTTCAGATTTTAGATGAAGCTTTAAAAGCATCCAATACACCTATTCAAGTGTCTACCGAAAATAATGCGGTTTTTGGCCAGCAAACAAGGCGTTTTACAGGGATAAATGTAGAGCATAAGTTTAATGAGAATTTCGTATTAGGAGCGACGCTTTTAAATCTTAATGAAAGACCTATAACACAAAAAGCAAATTATGGTACAGAACCCATAAACAATACTATTTTTGGGTTTAATGGTAATTACTCTACTAAAGTGCCATTTTTAACCCGATTAGTCAATAAATTACCAAATATTGATACAGACGTAGAGTCTAATCTATCACTTAGAAGTGAGTTTGCCTATTTAGCGCCAGGCGCACCAAAAGGCACTAATCTTAATGGAGAAGCCACATCTTATGTTGATGATTTTGAAGGTTCACAAAATGCTATTGATTTAAAATCTCAGCAATCATGGTTTTTATCTAGTAGACCTTTAGGGTTAAATGTTCCAAGTAACCCAACCGAAGATAATAATGGTATTCAAAATGGTTACCAAAGAGCATTGCTTAACTGGTATAGTATAGATCCTATATTTTACAGTAGCCAACGTCCTTCTGGGATCTCAGATGAAGATATGTCTAGCTTATATACCAGTCGTGTATTTATAAATGAGCTATTTCCAGATAGAGATTTAGTACAAGGTCAAAATTCAGTACTTTTCACACTAGATTTAGCCTATTATCCAGAAGAAAGAGGGCCCTATAATTTTGAAGCTTCTGCAGAAGATGGTGTTTTAGATAACTCTCAAGATAGTTGGGCAGGTATTACGCGTCAACTAACCTCTACAGATTTTGAACAACAAAATGTAGAATATATTGAGTTTTGGTTACAAGACCCGTTTCAAGACAATCCAACAAACCCTGGTGGAAAATTAGTATTCAATCTTGGAAATATTTCAGAAGATATTATCAAAGATGGACGTAAATTATACGAAAATGGGTTGCCGGAAGATGGAGACATTAGTATTCTAAAACAACAACCAACACAATGGGGTACTATAGTGCCACAAAATCAATCATTAATTTATGCATTTGATACTACAGGTCAAGAGCGTACCAATCAAGATGTGGGGTATGATGGTTATGGTGATAGTGATGAGGCTCCAACTGATACAGGAGACCCTCTATTAAATTCGATATACCAACCATTTAGTGGGTTGGATGACCCTTCTAACGACAATTACACCTATTTTTTAAATACGGATGGAGATATTTTTGAGCGTTATAAAAAGTACAATGGTGTAGAAGGAAATACACCGGAAACATTTACTAGTACAGATAGAGCAGCTAATACGCAACCGGATGTCGAAGATATTAATCGTGATAATACTATGAATACGATTGATAGTTATTTTGAATATGAATTAGACATAACGAGACAAAATTTACCTACCTCGGAAGCAGATTTTGAAAACATTCCTAATAGTAACCCATTAAAAGAATTTTTAAGAGATTTTAAGGATAGACCTCGTCAATTGGCTAACGGAGAGACCAGAAATGTTAGATGGTACCAGTTTAGGGTTCCGGTTCAAGGTAGTCATGCCACTCCTATTGGGAATATTAGTGATTTAAGATCAGTTCGTTTTACAAGAGTATACCTTAAAGAATTTACAGAAAATACCGTATTTCGCTTTGGTACACTCGATTTGGTAAGAAGCGATTGGAGACGTTATACACAAGCTTTAGATAAAAATGACCCGACTCCGGATGATCCTCAAACTGAATTTTCAGTAGGCGTTATTGGTACACTGGAAAATGAAGGGAGTTATGACAGACCGCCAGGGATTGAGCCTGAGGAGTTATTTAATAATAATACCGTAGTTCAACAAAATGAGCAGTCTTTAGTTGTAAAAGTTTGTGATATCGAGTCTGAAGATTCAAAGGCAGTATATAAAAATATTAATATTGATATGCGTCAGTATAAACGTTTAAGAATGTTTATGCATGCTGAAGATAATGAGTCAGGAACAGGAAGTTTATCCGATAATGAATTAGTCGGATTTATTAGAATGGGTAACGACCTTACCGAAAACTATTACCAAATAGAAATACCGTTACAAGTTTCAACTTCAACAACAAGAGAAGGGCTTTGGCCTGAGGCTAATGAAATTAATTTATCGATTGAGTTGTTAGGAAGAATTAAAGCACTTGGTATTTCTGATGGGACATTACTAAATGAAGATCCTACATTTTATGATGTTGTTGGTAGTGATTTAATTCCTGTAGGCGATCCATTTAATGGTTATGTAGTAGGTCAGCATAGAATAGGAATAAAAGGAAATCCGAATTTTGGAGATGTAAGAACACTTATGGTAGGTGTTAAAAATACAACCACAAGAAATGATGTTTGCGCAGAAATTTGGTTTAACGAACTCCGCCTATCCGATTTAGACAACGAAGGCGGTTGGGCAGCTGTATTAAGTGTAGATACTAATATTGCAGATTTTGCGAATATAAGTGCAACAGGAAGAAAAAGTACTTCTGGTTTTGGTGGTCTTGAGCAAGGACCAAGTCAACGTAGTTTAGAAGATGTGCAACAATATGATGTCGTAACGAATATCAATGTTGGACAATTATTACCCAAAAAATGGGGGATTCAAGTGCCTTTTAATTATGGGCAAAGCGAAGAGCTTATCACGCCTAAATATGATCAGTTTTACAAAGATTTAACCTTAGATTCCAGATTAGATGCTGCAAATACAAAAGCAGAAAGAGATCAGATTAAAGAACAATCTGAAGACTATACCAGAAGGCAAAGTATTAATTTTATAGGCGTTAGAAAGACAAGGACAACAGATGCAACACCTCGCTTTTACGATGTGGAGAATTTAACTTTAAATTATTCATATAATAAAGTAGAGCATAGAGATTTTGAGATTGAAAATTCTGTTAACAAAACAGTTAGAGTTGGAGCAAATTATGCGTTTAATTTTAATCCAATTGAAGTAGAACCTTTCAAGAAAAATGATTCCTTGTTTACTGGGAAATATTGGAAAATTTTAAAGGATTTCAATGTAAACTTATTACCAACAAGCTTTACCATTAACACAGATATTAATAGACAATTCAATAGACAAAAGTTTAGAGAAGTTGATCTTGGAGGAGCCAACATCGGTATAGAGGAATTATTTAGAAGAAACTACACATTCGATTTTCAATATACTATTAATTATAATCTAACAAAATCATTACAATTCAATTTTACAGCTGCGAATAATAATATTGTGCGTAATTATTTTAAAGATAATATCATTAATGGGGAACAAGATGCAACATTAGATGTTTGGGACGGTTTCTTAGATTTTGGAGACCCTAATAGACAAAATCAAAATTTAGGGATTACTTACCAGTTGCCAATTAATAAAATCCCAACCTTTAGTTTTCTTGATGCTACATATCAATACACGGGTACTTTTGAATGGCAGAAGGGCTCTGATTTGTATGGAGAAGTAACACTGCCAAACGATCCTAATACATACGATTTAGGAAATACTATTTCAAATTCAAATGTTCATAATATCAATTCAACTTTAGATATGAATAGGTTTTATAAATATATTGGATTGGTAAAAAGACCTATTAAAAGAGTGCGATCCAGATCGGTTTCAAATGGTGGTTCACCGCCAGGACCAGGAGGAAATAAAAAAGCACCGCCAAAAGCAAAGAATCAATCTGTGACTAAATTGTTAAATGCTGGTGTCGACATTTTAACAAGTATAAAGAGAATTCAGTTGAATTATTCTGAAAACAATGGAACATTTTTACCTGGATATTTGCAAACGCCTGGTTTTGTAGGGACTTTAAAACCAACGGCAGGATTTACATTTGGTACCCAAAGTGATATTAGAGACCTTGCTGCAAGAAGAGGTTGGTTAACTGTTTTTCCTGAATTTAATCAACAGTATACAGCAACTAACACAAAACAACTTGATGTCTCTGCGAGTTTAGAGCCAGTAAAAGGTTTAAAAATTGACATCGTAGGGAATCGCACTTATTACGAAAATTATACCGAAAACTTTAGAGTTAACGGAAACCCTGGTACTTATGAGTATGAATCGTTAACACCTAACACCTTTGGTAATTTTAATATATCAACTATTTTATTAAAAACGGCATTTAGTAAAAGTGATGAAACCACTTCTGAGGCTTTTAATGATTTTAGAGCTAACAGGCTTATAATAGCCAGAAGATTGGCTGAAAAGAATGGTGCAGATTTAAACGATCTGGATGCTGATGGTTTTCCAAAGGGCTACGGGAAAAGTAACCAAGCCGTATTATTGCCAGCGTTTTTAGCTGCTTATTCTGGTCAAGATGCCAGTAGTACGAGATTAGGAGCATTTAGAGATGTACCTATTCCTAACTGGGATTTAAAGTATTCAGGTTTTATGAAGTTTAAATGGTTTAAAAAACATTTCAAACGTTTTTCATTAACACATGGGTACCGTTCAACATATACAATAAATCAGTTTCAATCTAATTTAGATTATGAAGGAATAAATCCAACTTTAGATTATGATAGCCAGTCAAACAATACTAAAGATCAATCTGGTAATTATAAAAATGAACGTTTGCTTAGTAATATTAACTTAACAGAATTGTTTAGTCCTTTAGTTAGGCTTGATTTTGAAATGAAAAACTCTATCAAAATCTTAGCTGAAATTAAAAAAGACAGGCTAATATCACTTAGTTTTGATAATAATTTAATGACTGAGGTACAAGGGAAAGAATATGTTGTAGGCTTAGGTTATAGAATTAAAGATTTACGAATACGCTCGAAATTAGCAGGACCACGAAAACGTGTTGTAAGTGATTTAAACATGAAGGCAGATGTGTCTGTTAGAGATAATAAGACTATTATTAGATATTTAGATTTAGAAAATAATCAAGTAACATCCGGACAAACTATTTGGGGGTTAAAATACTCTGCAGATTATGCGTTTAGTAAAAACTTAACAGCCCTATTTTATTTTGATTATTCATTTTCGGAATATGCTATCTCTACGGCATTTCCACAAACAACTATTAGATCTGGCTTTACCATTAGATATAATTTTGGTAATTAA
- the gcvH gene encoding glycine cleavage system protein GcvH: MNIPSELKYTKDHEWVKIEGDVATIGITDFAQSELGDIVYVEVETVDETLDAEEIFGTVEAVKTVSDLILPLSGEIIEFNESLEDEPEKVNSDPYGDGWMIKVKCSDLSQVEGLMSTDDYKTLIGA, from the coding sequence ATGAATATTCCATCAGAATTAAAATACACTAAAGATCACGAATGGGTTAAAATCGAAGGTGATGTTGCAACTATTGGTATAACAGATTTTGCACAAAGTGAATTAGGAGACATCGTATATGTTGAAGTAGAGACAGTTGATGAAACACTAGATGCGGAAGAAATTTTTGGAACGGTTGAAGCTGTTAAAACAGTATCAGATTTGATTTTACCATTGTCTGGAGAAATTATAGAATTTAATGAGTCTTTAGAAGACGAACCAGAAAAAGTAAATAGTGATCCTTATGGTGATGGTTGGATGATAAAAGTTAAATGTTCAGACCTTTCCCAAGTAGAAGGGCTTATGTCTACTGATGATTACAAGACGTTAATAGGTGCTTAA